The Zalophus californianus isolate mZalCal1 chromosome 7, mZalCal1.pri.v2, whole genome shotgun sequence genome includes a region encoding these proteins:
- the CD83 gene encoding CD83 antigen isoform X1: MSRGFRLLLLSCVCSLAPATREMKVACSEAVDLPCTVHVDPQGPYKVFWAKLMEGGKEWTEVPPEGLQYHRQKEDSLEAPSEGLYLKIQNTSRCHTGTYRCTVEEQDGQRNQSGTVTLKVTGCPKEHKEETFQKYRAEIVLLLALVVFYLTLIIFTCKFAQQQSIFPDFSKPVMERAFLPVTFPQKHLEPVTLHKTELV; this comes from the exons ATGTCGCGCGGCTTCCGGCTCCTGCTCCTGAGCTGCG TCTGCAGCCTGGCGCCCGCGACGCGGGAGATGAAGGTGGCTTGTTCCGAGGCTGTGGACTTGCCGTGCACCGTCCACGTGGACCCTCAGGGCCCCTACAAAGTCTTCTGGGCCAAG CTGATGGAGGGTGGCAAGGAGTGGACTGAGGTGCCCCCGGAGGGTCTGCAGTACCACCGGCAGAAGGAAGACTCCTTGGAGGCCCCCAGTGAGGGGCTGTACTTGAAGATCCAAAACACTAGTCGCTGCCACACGGGGACATACAGGTGCACTGTGGAGGAGCAGGACGGGCAGAGAAACCAAAGCGGCACGGTGACCTTGAAAGTGACAG gttgccCTAAGGAACACAAAGAAGAGACTTTTCAGAAATACCGAGCTGAGATTGTACTGTTGTTGGCTCTGGTTGTCTTCTACTTAACACTCATTATTTTCACTTGt AAGTTTGCACAACAACAGagtatttttccagatttttctaagCCTGTCATGGAACGAGCTTTTCTCCCAGTCACTTTCCCACAGAAACATCTGGAGCCGGTGACTCTTCACAAGACAGAACTGGTATGA
- the CD83 gene encoding CD83 antigen isoform X2 — MSRGFRLLLLSCVCSLAPATREMKVACSEAVDLPCTVHVDPQGPYKVFWAKLMEGGKEWTEVPPEGLQYHRQKEDSLEAPSEGLYLKIQNTSRCHTGTYRCTVEEQDGQRNQSGTVTLKVTGCPKEHKEETFQKYRAEIVLLLALVVFYLTLIIFTCFAQQQSIFPDFSKPVMERAFLPVTFPQKHLEPVTLHKTELV, encoded by the exons ATGTCGCGCGGCTTCCGGCTCCTGCTCCTGAGCTGCG TCTGCAGCCTGGCGCCCGCGACGCGGGAGATGAAGGTGGCTTGTTCCGAGGCTGTGGACTTGCCGTGCACCGTCCACGTGGACCCTCAGGGCCCCTACAAAGTCTTCTGGGCCAAG CTGATGGAGGGTGGCAAGGAGTGGACTGAGGTGCCCCCGGAGGGTCTGCAGTACCACCGGCAGAAGGAAGACTCCTTGGAGGCCCCCAGTGAGGGGCTGTACTTGAAGATCCAAAACACTAGTCGCTGCCACACGGGGACATACAGGTGCACTGTGGAGGAGCAGGACGGGCAGAGAAACCAAAGCGGCACGGTGACCTTGAAAGTGACAG gttgccCTAAGGAACACAAAGAAGAGACTTTTCAGAAATACCGAGCTGAGATTGTACTGTTGTTGGCTCTGGTTGTCTTCTACTTAACACTCATTATTTTCACTTGt TTTGCACAACAACAGagtatttttccagatttttctaagCCTGTCATGGAACGAGCTTTTCTCCCAGTCACTTTCCCACAGAAACATCTGGAGCCGGTGACTCTTCACAAGACAGAACTGGTATGA